A genomic stretch from candidate division KSB1 bacterium includes:
- a CDS encoding DUF1059 domain-containing protein — protein sequence MKTMNCKQLGGACDKEFHANSFEEIAEMSKQHGMEMFQKKDEAHLKAMNEMQELMKKPEAMKDWFENKKKEFDALSEN from the coding sequence ATGAAAACAATGAATTGCAAACAACTCGGAGGGGCATGCGATAAAGAATTTCATGCTAACTCTTTTGAAGAGATTGCAGAAATGAGCAAACAACATGGTATGGAAATGTTTCAAAAGAAAGATGAAGCGCATCTTAAAGCAATGAATGAAATGCAAGAACTTATGAAAAAACCAGAAGCGATGAAAGATTGGTTTGAAAATAAGAAAAAAGAATTTGATGCTCTATCTGAGAATTAG